The following are encoded together in the Myxococcus xanthus genome:
- a CDS encoding GlxA family transcriptional regulator, which yields MAKRTTRSARVGICLYPGVWGSSASLAKDLIHIASVIAQARPGSGNIEARFLGAKPAEVTTAGGPLLRAEDAWDRVDVDVLVLPSLAIPFMEPARQPPGLSDWIAGQHRRGCLVLALTTGSWLLAETGLLDGHTATTHWACLERCRRQYPRVNWTSEQRLAVTGRLVTARDMSASATALCHAIGRVLSAPIAERTYQYSLIYEPGADALPLLHTIPLRDHGDAQVLMVQEWIETHYGEPVAAEGVARMVHMSPRNLRRRFLDATGKTLVDYLTEVRLARARALLLSSNEAVSQIAYRVGYEDASTFTALFKKRHGLTPSAYRKTSAGPAGLSPAYDGERRTAIT from the coding sequence ATGGCGAAACGGACAACCAGGAGCGCTCGCGTCGGAATCTGCCTCTATCCCGGCGTCTGGGGTTCGAGCGCAAGCCTCGCGAAGGACCTGATCCACATCGCGTCGGTGATCGCTCAGGCACGACCGGGCAGCGGCAATATCGAGGCCCGATTCCTTGGTGCAAAGCCGGCCGAGGTGACGACTGCTGGCGGACCATTGCTCCGCGCGGAGGACGCGTGGGATCGCGTAGACGTCGACGTGCTCGTTCTCCCGTCGCTGGCGATTCCGTTCATGGAGCCCGCGCGGCAGCCACCGGGGCTCTCGGACTGGATTGCCGGGCAACACCGGCGAGGGTGCCTGGTGCTCGCGCTCACCACAGGGAGCTGGTTGCTCGCGGAGACAGGTTTGCTCGATGGCCACACGGCGACCACGCACTGGGCCTGCCTGGAGCGCTGTCGCCGCCAGTATCCACGGGTGAACTGGACGAGCGAACAACGGCTCGCGGTAACGGGAAGACTCGTGACCGCGCGGGACATGAGCGCGTCAGCGACGGCGCTCTGTCACGCAATCGGTCGCGTCCTGAGCGCGCCGATCGCCGAGCGCACCTATCAGTACTCGCTCATCTACGAGCCCGGCGCGGATGCGCTGCCCCTGCTGCACACCATTCCCCTTCGCGACCACGGAGACGCCCAGGTCCTCATGGTGCAGGAGTGGATCGAAACGCACTACGGCGAGCCTGTCGCTGCAGAGGGAGTTGCGCGGATGGTGCACATGAGCCCGCGCAATCTCCGGCGCCGCTTCCTCGACGCCACGGGGAAGACCCTTGTCGACTACCTCACGGAGGTTCGGCTGGCGCGCGCCCGAGCGCTTCTACTCTCCAGCAACGAGGCCGTCTCGCAGATCGCATACCGCGTTGGGTACGAGGACGCCTCCACGTTCACCGCGCTCTTCAAGAAGCGGCACGGGCTGACACCGAGCGCATATCGGAAGACGTCGGCGGGGCCCGCTGGCTTGAGCCCCGCATACGACGGCGAGCGTCGTACTGCGATTACGTAG
- a CDS encoding PaaI family thioesterase, with translation MAETTAGREYFEKDAFARELGIELLEVGPGTSRVRLPTSSRRSNGLGTTHGAVIFALADVAFAVACNSHDQRAIGVQANIAYLAAAGDGAIEARATEISRGRKLATYDVRIVDAEERLVAAFQGTAYLR, from the coding sequence ATGGCTGAAACCACCGCTGGACGAGAGTATTTCGAGAAGGACGCCTTCGCACGAGAGCTTGGCATCGAACTCCTGGAGGTCGGTCCCGGAACGTCGCGCGTCCGTCTTCCCACATCGTCGCGCCGCTCAAATGGGCTCGGAACAACGCACGGTGCCGTGATCTTCGCTCTGGCGGACGTTGCCTTCGCGGTGGCCTGCAACTCCCACGACCAGAGAGCCATCGGCGTGCAAGCCAACATCGCGTACCTCGCGGCTGCCGGCGATGGGGCCATCGAGGCGCGAGCCACCGAGATATCGCGAGGCCGTAAGCTGGCCACCTACGACGTGCGCATCGTCGATGCCGAGGAACGGTTGGTCGCCGCCTTCCAGGGCACCGCCTACCTGCGCTGA
- a CDS encoding heavy metal-binding domain-containing protein has translation MGHSHHGASSDGGVVVYTCPMHPEVQSSKPGSCPKCAMGLVPEKPGDTEVGDAGAPGAAPADHDHAPGHGGHP, from the coding sequence ATGGGGCACTCCCATCACGGTGCATCCTCGGATGGAGGCGTTGTCGTCTACACGTGCCCCATGCACCCTGAAGTGCAGTCCAGCAAGCCAGGAAGCTGCCCGAAGTGCGCTATGGGGCTGGTTCCGGAGAAGCCTGGAGACACGGAGGTGGGGGACGCAGGGGCACCCGGCGCTGCACCGGCCGACCATGACCACGCCCCCGGGCACGGGGGGCATCCGTGA